The Candidatus Baltobacteraceae bacterium genome includes the window GCGCGACTCTTTGTAGACGTTCGCGACGTCTTCCCCGATATGGGCGTGAAACTGGGTGTTTGGAAGCCGGCCGGCATCGCGGCCCGTGCGGTGGGCCTCGTGGTGGACGCGCTCTACGCCCGAGCCGAACTCGTCGTCGCCTGCACGCCGAGTGCGCGCGACGAAATCGCGGCCCGCGGTGTCGCGCTCGCGAAGATCGCGCTCGCGCCCAACGGGTTTGAATTTCCTAAAACCGTTCGCACGGCGATCGCGCGCGTTCCGCATGCCGGCTTCGTGACCGTCTATGCCGGAAACATGGGACTCGCGGCGTCGCTCGACGTCGTTTTGGATGCGGCGAAGCTGCTTGCGAACGATTCTGAGTTTCGCTTCGTCTTAGCCGGCGGCGGAGCCGATGCCGCGCGGCTGCTCAAAAGAATCGAAACCGAGGGAATCGATAATCTCACCTACGCCGGGATATTGACGCGCGACGAGAGCTTGGAGTTGTTGCGCGAGGCCGATGCCAGTATCGTTGCGCTGCATCCCGGAATCACCGATGCGGTTCCGTCGAAGCTCTTCGACGCATTGGCCGTGGGGTGTCCGGTCATCGTCAGCGCGAGCGGCGAGTCGGCGAAACTCGTGAGCGAATGCGGCGCCGGACTGCAGGTCTTGCCGCACGATGCGGGCGCGCTCGCTGCGGCGATTCGGCAAGCCCGAGCCGACGCGGACCGGCTGCGTCTGCAGGCCCAGGCCGCGCAAACCTACGTTCGCGAGCACTACGATCGTAATCGCATCATGGAGCGTTTAGCAGAGGCGGTGGTTGCCGGTGTCTAGCACGGCGCAGCGCATCGCCCACGTTGCGAGTTACGGAAACCCGTTGCCGGGCAGTTTCATTCCGGCGCTCGCGGCGCTCGCGCGCGCGCTCCGGGAGCGCGGCGATACGACCGCGTTGGTCGCTGCGGATACGCCGCGGGCGAGCTGGCACGGCCAGGCGGCGCAGGCATTCGCGTCGTTTACGCTCGCGCGTTCGCACGCCGACGTTTATCGAGCGCTGCGGCGTTTCTCGCCGGACATCGTGCACGTTCACTTCGTCGACTACACCCTCGAGGCCAGCGTTGCGGCGTACGTTGGGCGCGCGCGCCTCTACTGGCACGTTCATAGCGCCATGCCCGAAGCGTTCACGCCCTACCGGCGGCTGCGCCAGAAGGTCAAGTACGCCGTGGTGGGTGGGGGCGTGCGCGGCTTCGTAGCAGTTTCGGAGGCGATGCGCGCGGAGCTTCAGCGCTGGGGCGCACCCGGGGAAAAGATCGCCGTCGTCGTCAACGCCGTCGATACCGAGCGGTTCCGCGCACCGTCGCCGTCGGAGCGGGCAATGGCCCGCGAGGCGTTGGGTATCGCGCGGCAGGAGCGCGTTGCGCTCTTCTTCGGACGCGACGCATATCTCAAGGGCGGCGACGTTCTTTGGCGGGCGCTCGATTTCAATCTTCCCAT containing:
- a CDS encoding glycosyltransferase family 4 protein, encoding MTIERFVRKRVVVITQFYPPEPCAASNRVSALVRYLAATGHSVTVLTGMPSFPAGVVSERYRGMRSHAERDGDARIERFRAYVASGRGARLFSWITLAIALAWRLLTMRARIDAIVVSYPPITLALPALVGALRHRARLFVDVRDVFPDMGVKLGVWKPAGIAARAVGLVVDALYARAELVVACTPSARDEIAARGVALAKIALAPNGFEFPKTVRTAIARVPHAGFVTVYAGNMGLAASLDVVLDAAKLLANDSEFRFVLAGGGADAARLLKRIETEGIDNLTYAGILTRDESLELLREADASIVALHPGITDAVPSKLFDALAVGCPVIVSASGESAKLVSECGAGLQVLPHDAGALAAAIRQARADADRLRLQAQAAQTYVREHYDRNRIMERLAEAVVAGV
- a CDS encoding glycosyltransferase family 4 protein, which encodes MSSTAQRIAHVASYGNPLPGSFIPALAALARALRERGDTTALVAADTPRASWHGQAAQAFASFTLARSHADVYRALRRFSPDIVHVHFVDYTLEASVAAYVGRARLYWHVHSAMPEAFTPYRRLRQKVKYAVVGGGVRGFVAVSEAMRAELQRWGAPGEKIAVVVNAVDTERFRAPSPSERAMAREALGIARQERVALFFGRDAYLKGGDVLWRALDFNLPIVVLAIGATVATIRELSKRVRVIDVPASADTVALYWAADVLVAPSRREGTPLVVLEALCCGLPVVASDIPAMAEIAKGTDAMRLVPNVPEQLARALREERAGDRAAIARSARRRYDLGRWVEEMMAVYAR